One Cicer arietinum cultivar CDC Frontier isolate Library 1 chromosome 8, Cicar.CDCFrontier_v2.0, whole genome shotgun sequence DNA segment encodes these proteins:
- the LOC101498391 gene encoding uncharacterized protein isoform X5 — translation MELELGLKITKTIDDNASTSQYQFIKDIGPIFQSRETNTMFILTAHLKGYKKEAIDIKISKDGSKISISGEKPIQEMVMMGWVMHKKMVNVKGFNKVFKIPNGVNLDKIKANYNEEEWMLNVVMPKLVKGICGLKIGEVNEQEFDKGRLELDKNKNVNDHVSSSFEDTSLKGSKDSEFKHMKEGENIMEKMIDDSNKEINEDTIHKEVEESKLRNGESVGENIGKEEYEVMKKLELDQSVGEFIAKKIKDTNHDKESKDQKFDNTSFDKKRFDDVNRDITRGIIKNENEESKLRIEDGKLNEQESKPKMEIKDGEQECVRENDVKEGIDDAMITINKELPKNLPKSTHEESEGLNIKNMQETKDVKEEKVVKEIEYYVEKGEDGRNKRKVAAATIDGSKGFNVAKKEEQKEVMEETLVDSESLMENVEREESKEEDKIEYGIIGKLKGEGSKKIDVDTFEGDTTRDKIEKEIRNKKVDCIDELSEKENVNIGIFDGRKTQNFQDIDQTEDCAKIEKCLHRDNGEKYEKIQNTDGFKKNITKEKDKYDLQEEMSKRRLEESKAIKQDFSMKILDSPNNTKMKKLKDEGNFRKETSNGRSQESKTSIEDFSVKMLDSQDDTRMEKTTEEMNKGSSQESKRAKENFPIKMLNPQDDARDGLKETTEQKIKEIRGSIDIESTKVVSFVKKKGNGQKYENIQVDANEDLKNDITNDTTQKESQEEPKILLKVKDQQCLQEQISKERSQESKVAKEDFPMKMSDSPYDPRVGLKKEIEEKLKVIKQSINQESEKVVTFKKKNIVEEKNDNTQVEPNGGLRNEITKTTTQRESEQEPKILIKAKDKKCLQEEMSNDRSQESKDAKENFSMKMLDSHDDTKMEKIKEEMSERSSQESKTTYEDFSKNFFDSARDTNIEKIKDERYVQEEMSKGKSQENKAARGCINEENAKVVSLENEKVMEEKNDNTQVEANGGLRNDITKHTIQKESEEEPKILIKAKDQQCLQEKISKSRSQENTDAKKDFPLKILDSHDDTRMEKIKEEMSKGSSQESKATNKDFPKKNFDSPKDTNMKKIKDMSKGRLQEDFPMKMLDSLDDTKKEKIKEDMSKRKSQDKKSAEEYFPISILDSSVDAIEGLKETINEKIEVTRGSIKEKNAKIVSFEKKKVMEEKNHKTQVEANGGLSNDITMDTTQKESEEEPKILIKAKDQQCMQEKMSKGISQESKDAKEGFLMKMIDSDDDSKERSRETIEKKLKEDFYFQEEMSKERSPQSMVSDFSKKILDSPNDTMMKKTKEEISEGRSQENTTALGNFSMKNLDSSKDTRMEKIKKMSEGRSHKSNAAKEDFPKKMFVLLDDTRMEEIKDECCLQEEMSKGGSQEIKVSQEDFPIKILDSLNETRMEKIKDECKFQEEMKKGISQENKVAKEDFPTKMIDSPNDAREGLKEATKEKTKVTRWDMNEESEQVVSLDSPDDAREQLKETTNEKIKVIRDTINKESAKVVSIVEKKVKRQKNENEKTEVEKSEGLRNDITKDTIQKESNKKPKILQQCLQEEISKRRSQESSVAKEDFSMKMLDSLDDAREGLKETAEEKVKVNRETINEKSEKVVSFVKKKIKGEKNEKTQVEVNESSTNDITKDTTQKESEEQPKIILKAKDQQNLQEEMSKGRNVESTSAEEFPMQIEEDSFVKRKGKEMFFNESTIKEELQGCEVERVGQNLFNVPNEKHPKFSTIVSKGFKEFEYNGNAKDNNHKTNFESKETHESKDESMKQDILNPKKQKEVGEQVVKPLLSPKQCEVEEKDKLLLCKASLELLQREDPTKDMQNLIEMKPKQRETLKPEIFEDVSQIVEREEYKTTQNVNGDKLKKQGEIIYDGDIEKVDDDKEKRNHETMKTINEKVHPIKYEIDEKEKECLEASLNNNDNAQMESQRPLEQNDYGTQEIKAPKIAPFEGANQQSINEEKRKIEHVIEAIKESPKINNEESEGNDDSFKPHVLEEALDECELKGAKNLIENSGQQYVHYKKTYQTPKGVEENDLNKKEETLIKKVEKKKTNESTKPKLEYEIPKVEEVEEEEEEEKEEERNIHVLEATISKEEDKVEQKGLNKFAPLKEPFHSLDEVAQQSKLSNSSCTQQFEVEREEEKTKKKDSKIDIQESTKIETGQEVEQCTTNKDEEAKHGIEEIDESYDEVLEEQKECKDETSEGKKDNPKISKKLLVPLVIAGFVTLVVFFVRLRRARKRYNVR, via the exons ATGGAGCTAGAATTGGGACTCAAAATCACTAAAACTATAGATGACAATGCTTCCACCTCTCAGTATCAATTTATCAAGGATATAGGGCCAATTTTTCAATCCAGAGAAACAAACACCATGTTCATCCTCACTGCTCATCTTAAag GTTATAAGAAGGAAGCCATTGACATAAAGATTAGTAAAGATGGAAGTAAGATTTCCATTAGTGGAGAGAAACCAATTCAAGAAATGGTAATGATGGGATGGGTAATGCACAAAAAAATGGTTAATGTTAAAGGATTTAATAAGGTTTTCAAAATTCCTAATGGTGTGAATTTGGATAAGATCAAAGCAAATTACAATGAAGAGGAATGGATGTTGAATGTTGTCATGCCAAAATTGGTAAAAGGGATTTGTGGTCTTAAGATTGGGGAAGTCAATGAACAAGAATTTGATAAAGGGAGATTAGAactagacaaaaataaaaatgtaaatgatcATGTTTCTAGTAGTTTTGAAGATACAAGCCTAAAAGGGTCTAAAGATTCTGAATTTAAACATATGAAGGAAGGTGAAAATATTATGGAGAAGATGATTGATGATTCCAACAAGGAAATAAATGAAGATACAATACACAAAGAAGTTGAAGAATCTAAGTTGAGAAATGGAGAGAGTGTAGGAGAAAATATTGGTAAGGAAGAATATGAAGTAATGAAGAAATTAGAACTAGATCAAAGTGTTGGTGAATTTATAGCAAAGAAAATTAAAGATACAAACCATGATAAAGAGTCTAAGGATCAAAAGTTTGACAATACAAGTTTTGATAAGAAGAGGTTTGATGATGTTAATAGGGACATAACTAGAGgcattataaaaaatgaaaatgaagaatcTAAGTTGAGGATTGAGGATGGAAAGTTAAATGAGCAAGAATCTAAGCCTAAGATGGAAATTAAAGATGGAGAACAAGAATGTGTTAGAGAAAATGATGTTAAGGAAGGAATTGATGATGCAATGATAACTATAAATAAGGAGTTACCTAAGAACTTACCTAAAAGTACTCATGAGGAAAGTGAGGGattgaatattaaaaatatgcAAGAAACAAAAGATGTCAAAGAAGAAAAGGTGGTTAAAGAGATTGAATATTATGTGGAGAAGGGTGAAGATGGAAGAAACAAAAGGAAGGTTGCGGCGGCGACAATCGATGGAAGCAAAGGATTCAATGTTGCAAagaaggaagaacaaaaagaggTTATGGAAGAAACATTGGTTGATAGTGAAAGTTTAATGGAAAATGTGGAAAGAGAAGAATCCAAGGAGgaagataaaattgaatatgGTATTATAGGGAAGTTGAAAGGAGAGGGATCTAAAAAGATTGATGTTGATACTTTTGAAGGAGACACAACTAGGGACAAAATTGAGAaagaaattagaaataaaaaagttgATTGTATTGATGAGTTAAGTGAGAAAGAGAATGTTAATATTGGAATATTTGATGGaagaaaaacacaaaattttcaAGACATTGATCAAACTGAAGATTGtgcaaaaattgaaaagtgTTTGCATAGAGATAATGGAGAGAAATATGAGAAGATACAAAATACTGATGGTTTCAAGAAGAACATAACAAAGGAGAAAGATAAATATGATTTGCAAGAAGAGATGAGTAAAAGAAGATTAGAAGAAAGTAAGGCTATAAAACAAGATTTTTCAATGAAAATCTTAGATTCACCAAATAATACaaagatgaagaaattaaaag ATGAAGGAAATTTTAGAAAAGAGACAAGTAATGGAAGATCACAAGAAAGCAAGACATCAATAGAAGATTTTTCAGTGAAAATGTTAGATTCACAAGATGATACAAGAATGGAGAAAACAACAG AAGAGATGAATAAAGGAAGTTCACAAGAAAGCAAGAGGGCAAAAGaaaattttccaataaaaatgttaaatccACAAGATGATGCAAGAGATGGATTAAAGGAGACAACTGAGCAGAAAATAAAAG AGATCCGAGGAAGTATCGACATAGAGAGTACAAAAGTAGTATCATTTGTGAAGAAGAAAGGAAATGGacaaaagtatgaaaatatacaAGTGGACGCAAATGAAGACTTGAAAAATGATATAACTAATGATACAACACAAAAAGAAAGTCAGGAGGAACCTAAGATTCTATTAAAGGTTAAAGATCAACAATGTTTACAAGAACAAATTAGTAAAGAAAGATCACAAGAAAGCAAGGTTGCAAAAGAAGACTTTCCAATGAAAATGTCAGATTCACCATATGATCCAAGAGTGGGattaaagaaagaaatagaggAGAAATTAAAAG TGATCAAACAGAGTATTAACCAAGAGAGTGAAAAAGTTGTTACAtttaagaagaagaatatagTGGAAGAGAAAAATGACAACACACAAGTGGAACCAAATGGAGGTTTGAGAAATGAAATAACTAAGACTACAACACAAAGAGAAAGTGAGCAAGAACCTAAGATTCTAATAAAGGCTAAAGATAAAAAATGTTTGCAAGAAGAGATGAGTAATGATAGATCACAAGAAAGCAAGGATGCAAAAGAAAATTTTTCAATGAAGATGTTAGATTCACATGATGATACTAAGATGGAAAAAATAAAAG aaGAGATGAGTGAAAGAAGTTCACAAGAAAGTAAGACAACATATGAAGATTTTTCAAAGAATTTTTTTGATTCAGCAAGAGATacaaatatagagaaaattaaAG ATGAACGCTATGTTCAAGAAGAGATGAGTAAAGGaaaatcacaagaaaataaGGCTGCACGAg GGTGTATCAACGAAGAGAATGCAAAAGTTGTATCATTGGAGAATGAGAAAGTAATGGAAGAGAAAAATGACAATACACAAGTGGAAGCAAATGGAGGTTTGAGAAATGATATAACTAAACACACAATACAAAAAGAAAGTGAGGAGGAACCTAAGATTCTAATAAAGGCTAAAGATCAACAATGTTTGCAAGAAAAGATAAGTAAAAGTAGATCACAAGAAAACACGGATGCAAAAAAAGATTTTCCATTGAAAATATTAGATTCACATGATGATACAAGAATGGAGAAAATAAAAG AAGAGATGAGTAAAGGAAGTTCACAAGAAAGTAAGGCAACAAATAAAGATTTTCCAAAGAAAAATTTTGATTCACCAAAAGATACgaatatgaagaaaattaaag ATATGAGTAAAGGAAGATTACAAGAAGATTTTCCAATGAAAATGTTAGATTCACTCGATGATACAAAGAAGGAGAAAATAAAAG AAGATATGAGTAAAAGAAAATCACAAGACAAGAAGTCTGCAGAAGAATATTTTCCAATCAGTATATTAGATTCGTCAGTTGATGCAATAGAGGGATTAAAAGAAACAATAAATGAGAAAATAGAAG TGACTAGAGGGAGtatcaaagaaaaaaatgcaaaaattGTATCATTTGAGAAGAAGAAAGTAATGGAAGAGAAAAATCACAAGACACAGGTTGAAGCAAATGGAGGTTTGAGTAATGATATTACTATGGATACAACACAAAAAGAAAGTGAGGAGGAACCTAAGATTCTAATAAAGGCTAAAGATCAACAATGCATGCAAGAAAAGATGAGTAAAGGTATATCACAAGAAAGTAAGGATGCAAAAGAAggttttttaatgaaaatgatAGATTCAGATGATGACTCAAAAGAGAGATCAAGGGAAACAATAGAGAAGAAATTAAAAG AGgatttttattttcaagaaGAGATGAGTAAAGAAAGATCACCACAAAGTATGGTTTCCgatttttcaaagaaaatattagATTCACCAAATGATACAATGATGAAGAAAACTAAAG AAGAGATAAGTGAAGGAAGATCACAAGAAAACACAACTGCACTAGGGAATTTTTCAATGAAAAACTTAGATTCATCAAAGGATACAAGGATGGAGAAAATAAAAA AGATGAGTGAAGGAAGATCACACAAAAGTAATGCTGCAAAAGAAGATTTTCCAAAGAAAATGTTTGTTTTACTAGATGATACAAGGATGGAGGAAATTAAAG ATGAATGTTGTTTACAAGAAGAGATGAGTAAAGGAGGATCACAAGAAATCAAGGTTTCTCAAGAAGattttccaataaaaatattagattcACTAAATGAGACAAGGATGGAGAAAATAAAAG ATGAATGTAAATttcaagaagagatgaagaaaggAATATCACAAGAAAACAAGGTTGCAAAAGAAGACTTTCCAACTAAAATGATAGATTCACCTAATGATGCAAGAGAGGGATTAAAGGAAGCAACAAAGGAGAAAACAAAAG TGACTAGATGGGATATGAATGAAGAGAGTGAACAAGTTGTATCTTTAGATTCACCGGATGATGCAAGAGAGCAATTAAAGGAAACAAcaaatgagaaaataaaag TGATTAGAGACACTATCAACAAAGAGAGTGCAAAAGTTGTATCAATTGTGGAGAAGAAagtaaaaagacaaaaaaatgaaaatgaaaagacCGAAGTGGAAAAAAGTGAAGGTTTGAGAAATGATATAACTAAGGATACGATACAAAAAGAAAGTAACAAGAAACCTAAGATTTTACAACAATGTTTGCAAGAAGAGATAAGTAAAAGAAGATCACAAGAAAGCAGTGTTGCAAAAGAAGATTTTTCAATGAAAATGTTAGATTCATTAGATGATGCAAGAGAAGGATTAAAGGAAACAGCCGAAGAGAAAGTAAAAG TGAATCGAGAGACTATCAACGAAAAAAGTGAAAAAGTTGTATCATttgtgaagaagaaaataaaaggagagaaaaatgaaaagaCACAAGTGGAAGTAAATGAAAGTTCAACGAATGATATAACTAAGGATACAACACAAAAAGAAAGTGAAGAACAACCTAAGATTATATTAAAGGCTAAAGATCAACAAAATTTGCAAGAAGAGATGAGTAAAGGAAGAAATGTGGAAAGCACAAGTGCTGAGGAGTTTCCCATGCAAATAGAAGAAGAttcttttgtaaaaagaaaGGGTAAGGAAATGTTTTTCAATGAATCTACAATAAAGGAAGAACTTCAAGGATGTGAAGTTGAAAGAGTTggtcaaaatttatttaatgtgcCAAATGAAAAacatccaaaattttcaacaataGTAAGTAAGGGATTTAAGGAGTTTGAATATAATGGGAATGCAAAGGATAATAATCATAAGACAAATTTTGAAAGCAAGGAGACACATGAATCAAAAGATGAAAGTATGAAGCAAGATATTTTAAATCCAAAGAAACAAAAAGAAGTTGGAGAACAAGTGGTTAAACCATTATTATCACCTAAACAATGTGAAGTtgaagaaaaagataaattattattatgtaaagCATCTTTAGAATTATTACAAAGGGAAGATCCTACAAAAGATATGCAGAATTTGATTGAAATGAAGCCTAAACAAAGGGAAACTTTGAAGCCAGAAATTTTTGAAGATGTTAGTCAAATAGTTGAAAGAGAAGaatacaaaacaactcaaaatgTTAATGGTGACAAGTTGAAGAAACAAGGTGAAATTATATATGATGGTGATATTGAAAAGGTTGATGatgataaagaaaaaagaaatcatGAAACAATGAAAACAATAAATGAGAAAGTTCATcctataaaatatgaaattgatgagaaagaaaaagaatgcCTTGAAGCAAGCCTAAACAATAATGATAATGCACAAATGGAAAGTCAAAGGCCCCTTGAACAAAATGATTATGGAACACAAGAGATTAAAGCACCAAAAATTGCACCATTCGAAGGAGCTaatcaacaatcaataaatgaagaaaagagaaaaatagaaCATGTTATTGAAGCAATAAAAGAGTCACCAAAGATAAACAATGAGGAGAGTGAAGGAAATGATGATAGTTTTAAACCACATGTCCTTGAAGAAGCACTTGATGAGTGTGAATTGAAAGGTGCCAAGAATTTAATAGAGAATAGTGGTCAACAATATGTGCATTATAAGAAAACATATCAAACACCAAAGGGTGTAGAAGAAAATGATTTgaataaaaaggaagaaactcTAATAAAAAAGGTGGAGAAGAAAAAGACTAATGAATCAACAAAGCCAAAATTGGAATATGAAATTCCAAAGGTAGAAGaagtagaagaagaagaagaagaagaaaaggagGAGGAAAGAAACATTCATGTACTAGAAGCAACCATTTCTAAAGAAGAAGATAAGGTTGAACAAAAAGGTTTAAATAAATTTGCACCTCTAAAAGAACCATTTCATTCCTTAGATGAAGTGGCTCAACAATCAAAGCTTTCAAACTCATCATGCACTCAACAATTTGAAGttgaaagagaagaagaaaaaacaaagaaaaaggaCTCTAAAATAGATATTCAAgagtcaacaaaaattgaaacagGACAAGAAGTTGAACAATGCACAACAAACAAAGATGAGGAAGCAAAACATGGAATAGAAGAAATTGATGAATCATATGATGAAGTGTTAGAGGAACAAAAAGAATGTAAAGATGAAACAAGTGAAGGGAAAAAGGACAATCCTAAAATATCAAAGAAATTGTTGGTTCCATTGGTCATAGCAGGATTTGTCACTCTAGTAGTTTTCTTTGTTAGGCTTAGAAGAGCTAGAAAAAGATATAATGTGAGATAA